In a genomic window of Candidatus Competibacteraceae bacterium:
- the rplO gene encoding 50S ribosomal protein L15 gives MRLNTLKPAPGSRPDPQRVGRGIGSGLGKTAGRGHKGQHARAGGYHKVGFEGGQMPLQRRLPKRGFHSMKAKDTAEIRLGALNKVQAEIIDLAALKAANLAPIFAKQAKVILSGKLTQAVKLRGLAATKGAREAILAAGGTILE, from the coding sequence CCCGGCAGCCGGCCGGACCCGCAGCGGGTCGGGCGCGGCATCGGTTCCGGGCTCGGCAAGACCGCCGGACGCGGCCACAAGGGCCAGCACGCGCGGGCCGGCGGCTATCACAAGGTCGGTTTTGAAGGCGGTCAGATGCCGTTGCAACGGCGCTTGCCCAAGCGCGGCTTTCACTCCATGAAAGCCAAGGACACCGCCGAGATCCGCTTGGGCGCCTTGAACAAAGTCCAGGCCGAGATCATCGATCTGGCGGCGCTCAAAGCGGCCAATCTGGCGCCGATTTTTGCCAAACAAGCCAAGGTGATCCTTTCCGGCAAGCTGACCCAGGCCGTGAAGCTGCGTGGTTTGGCGGCCACCAAGGGCGCTCGCGAGGCGATACTGGCGGCTGGCGGGACGATCCTTGAGTAA
- the rpmJ gene encoding 50S ribosomal protein L36: protein MKVRASVKKICRNCKIIRRDRVVRVICKDARHKQRQG, encoded by the coding sequence TTGAAAGTGCGTGCCTCAGTTAAAAAAATCTGTCGTAACTGCAAGATCATCCGGCGCGACCGCGTGGTGCGGGTGATTTGCAAAGACGCCCGTCACAAGCAGCGGCAGGGCTGA
- the secY gene encoding preprotein translocase subunit SecY: MATALPDLGKMTELRQRLLFLLGALVVFRIGTHIPVPGIDPHAMAQLFDQQRGTILDMFNMFSGGALSRLSIFALGVMPYISASIILQLMSMVVPSLEQLRKEGGAAGRHKLTRYTRYLTVVLATFQAVGVSVALQNQMVGGGSVVIAPGVGFIVTSTISLVTGTLFLMWLGEQVTERGIGNGISMLIFAGIVAGLPHAVGGTLELARTGELHVMLVLFLLAVTVLVTGFVVFVERGQRRITVNYAKRQQGRRMYAAQTTHLPLKLNMSGVIPPIFASSLILFPATLGSWFGNAPHMEWLRDLSSTLSPGQPLYVLFYAGLIIFFCFFYTALVFNSKETADNLKKSGAFIPGIRPGAQTASYIDKVLTRLTLIGAVYITAVCLLPEFLILYWRVPFYFGGTSLLIIVVVVMDFMAQVQAHLMSHQYESLLKKSSFKGQGLMR; encoded by the coding sequence ATGGCGACCGCCCTGCCGGATCTCGGCAAAATGACCGAATTGCGCCAGCGCCTGCTGTTTTTGCTGGGGGCGCTGGTGGTGTTTCGCATCGGCACGCATATTCCGGTGCCGGGTATCGACCCGCACGCCATGGCGCAATTGTTCGACCAGCAGCGCGGCACCATCCTGGATATGTTCAACATGTTCTCCGGCGGCGCGCTCAGCCGGTTGAGTATTTTCGCGCTGGGGGTGATGCCGTACATCTCGGCCTCCATCATCCTGCAACTGATGTCGATGGTGGTGCCGTCCCTGGAGCAGTTGCGCAAGGAGGGCGGGGCGGCCGGCCGCCATAAGCTGACCCGCTACACCCGTTACCTAACGGTGGTTTTGGCGACGTTTCAGGCCGTCGGCGTGAGCGTGGCCTTGCAAAATCAGATGGTCGGCGGCGGTTCGGTGGTGATCGCGCCGGGCGTCGGTTTCATCGTGACCTCGACCATCAGCTTGGTGACCGGAACGCTGTTTTTGATGTGGTTGGGCGAACAGGTGACCGAACGCGGGATCGGCAACGGCATCTCGATGCTGATTTTCGCCGGTATCGTCGCCGGGTTGCCGCACGCGGTGGGGGGGACCTTGGAATTGGCCCGCACCGGCGAATTGCATGTCATGCTGGTGCTGTTCCTGTTGGCGGTGACGGTGCTGGTGACCGGTTTCGTGGTGTTCGTCGAGCGCGGCCAGCGGCGGATTACGGTCAATTACGCCAAACGCCAGCAGGGCCGGCGGATGTATGCGGCGCAGACCACCCATTTGCCGCTGAAATTGAATATGTCAGGCGTGATTCCGCCCATTTTCGCCTCCAGCCTGATTTTGTTTCCGGCGACCTTGGGCAGTTGGTTCGGCAATGCGCCGCACATGGAATGGTTGCGGGATCTCAGTTCGACCCTTTCGCCAGGACAGCCGCTTTACGTGTTGTTCTATGCGGGTCTGATCATCTTCTTTTGCTTTTTTTACACCGCCTTGGTTTTCAATTCCAAGGAGACCGCCGACAATTTGAAAAAGTCGGGCGCTTTCATTCCGGGGATCCGGCCAGGCGCTCAGACCGCCAGCTATATCGACAAGGTGCTGACTCGTTTGACCCTGATCGGCGCCGTCTACATTACCGCGGTTTGTTTGTTGCCTGAGTTCTTGATCCTGTATTGGCGGGTGCCGTTCTATTTTGGCGGTACTTCGTTATTGATTATCGTGGTGGTGGTCATGGACTTCATGGCACAGGTTCAGGCGCATTTGATGTCGCATCAATACGAAAGCCTGTTGAAAAAGAGCAGCTTCAAGGGTCAAGGTTTGATGCGGTGA